Proteins encoded by one window of Gordonia jinghuaiqii:
- a CDS encoding ATP-binding protein, whose translation MGTTSAPQPIGSRVVPPDPSITSAIGRHHTLASAVADLVDNSIDFGATHVLVRLLMRGARPVGLQVIDNASGMDSAAIDDAMTYAKKREYQGHDLGHFGIGLKAASLSQANTLIVWSKRYGSPPVGRRLRRETIDTGPVVEEFSATDAAERMASPKVDFVMDTGTIVEWQDVQTFLTSSSEDEQRAWTNRTTQELTNHLGLVLHRILERGDLELTIDTFDVNLASPGPPRVVRAIDPFHYRGVGQTGYPKQLPVVVGNATGTAQLHIWPHHDKGPGFVLGGRSETESQGLYIYRNDRLLQAGGWNGLATPRPDLAFARVALDLSDEMENHVAINPEKIGTTFDDELRGALMRARAADGTTLASFREDSTHAAKLAKQRTASPIEAPMPGSGLPVPVKDAFAIHTEPNDAFPIDIRWSLLPEDQVYDVDLRSHRLVLNARYRSAVVGHKSLDMDDAPLIKSLLLLLLEDHFVGTGSGAKKKREESAWQAILLSAIGAQIAEGK comes from the coding sequence GTGGGGACGACTTCCGCACCGCAGCCGATCGGTTCGAGGGTCGTCCCTCCCGATCCGTCCATCACGTCGGCCATCGGGCGCCACCACACACTGGCCTCGGCCGTTGCCGACCTCGTGGATAACAGCATCGACTTCGGTGCCACGCATGTCCTGGTCAGATTGTTGATGCGCGGAGCACGACCAGTCGGCCTGCAGGTGATCGATAACGCGTCGGGTATGGACTCGGCCGCCATCGACGACGCGATGACGTATGCCAAGAAGCGCGAGTATCAGGGTCACGATCTGGGGCACTTCGGAATTGGGCTCAAGGCCGCGTCGCTTAGTCAAGCGAACACATTGATTGTCTGGTCGAAGCGCTACGGGTCGCCGCCGGTAGGCCGGCGTCTGCGTAGGGAGACGATAGACACTGGCCCGGTGGTCGAAGAATTTTCTGCCACTGATGCCGCCGAGCGCATGGCCAGCCCGAAGGTTGACTTCGTGATGGACACCGGCACCATTGTCGAATGGCAGGACGTTCAGACTTTTCTCACTTCATCCAGCGAAGACGAGCAGCGGGCATGGACTAATCGAACCACACAGGAATTGACAAACCACCTCGGTTTAGTGCTGCACCGAATCCTCGAACGCGGGGATCTGGAGCTCACGATCGACACCTTCGATGTAAACCTGGCTTCCCCCGGACCTCCACGAGTGGTGAGAGCCATCGATCCGTTCCACTATCGAGGTGTGGGGCAGACAGGCTACCCGAAGCAGCTCCCAGTGGTCGTCGGAAACGCCACTGGGACAGCGCAACTACACATCTGGCCACACCACGACAAAGGCCCAGGGTTCGTACTGGGAGGGCGCTCAGAGACCGAATCTCAGGGCCTCTACATTTATCGCAACGACAGGCTTCTCCAGGCAGGCGGCTGGAACGGTCTGGCGACCCCAAGGCCCGATCTGGCCTTTGCCCGCGTAGCGCTCGACCTCTCAGATGAGATGGAAAACCATGTCGCTATCAACCCCGAGAAGATCGGCACTACGTTCGACGACGAATTGCGCGGCGCGTTGATGCGGGCACGCGCGGCGGACGGAACGACGCTCGCGTCATTTCGGGAGGACTCGACGCATGCGGCGAAGCTGGCCAAGCAGCGGACGGCCTCGCCCATCGAAGCACCGATGCCTGGCAGCGGCCTCCCGGTCCCGGTCAAGGACGCGTTTGCCATCCATACTGAACCCAATGATGCGTTTCCGATCGACATCCGATGGAGCCTTCTCCCCGAGGACCAGGTTTACGATGTAGACCTTCGAAGCCACCGCCTTGTCCTCAATGCGAGGTACAGGTCGGCAGTTGTCGGGCACAAGAGCCTCGACATGGACGACGCGCCTCTCATCAAGAGCCTGCTGCTCCTCTTATTGGAGGATCACTTCGTCGGCACGGGTAGTGGTGCCAAAAAGAAGAGGGAGGAATCGGCTTGGCAGGCCATCCTCCTCTCTGCAATCGGAGCACAAATCGCGGAAGGTAAGTGA
- a CDS encoding Swt1 family HEPN domain-containing protein: MAKSNIDVVRVALQSLSDVLDPYIEQVTIKYVPSGNDWTVLLAAKDAERGIHGKEYSRTDPQDQFRVITEPMSSLGYIFNDHLSRGEQGFVSELRSVRNNVAHFKPFSPDDAIRALDTIERVMRAIGAVREADAVRTSRLDILRGSFEQQTRKAVREAMALPGTPDAELPPWRAVLKPHPDVASGRYNNAEFAADLYSVAVQQNAAKEYQDPVEFFRRTYLTDGLKELLRRAIDRISGSPSANPVINLQTTFGGGKTHSMLAVWHMFSGRALHEFPQTVQDLLCGHDTDVLSRAVHKAALVGNEIPPSTPSRKSDGTVVHTLWGELAWQLGGAEGYAIVADADRTGTNPGNLLRELFHEFGPAVILIDEWVAYARQLPDSYDKTDPHVQRVAAGLFETQFTFAQALTLAAENVPGTLLLVSVPASEGRPAKSGESSPDRHEAKANNLEVGGQRGRDALHRLDYVIRRVAYQWSPATRDESYEIVRRRLFVEADAKAIATIATAARRFTDYYRNHPKEFPTGVGDSSYEARIRAAYPIHPELLDRLYSDWSTLEKFQRTRGVLRLMSHVVHQLYELKDPSPLVMTGSVPLDAQPVRSEITQYVDNAWDAIIQSEIDGQNAVARIVDAERPVLKDRSLALRTARTIFLEATPTLDSALKGKDRKSITLGIAMPGDVLGNIGSALDGLQEKSSHYYSEGGRYWYDSQPSLNRLAAERAAQLSIDAVHAEVAARLKVMFKGSNDIIAEVVHPESSSDVEEADYLRLVVVPPQYNHNGKDKASSASKWVHDLLRQRGNAPRSNVNTLVAVAADEKQWGTLESAVRSYQAWNSIFNETTRLDLTQSAAAQAQSMLETANRTVDDRLAHTWIWGMHAVQDDPQAPFAVGQVRADGQEKNLTKRIGVKLASVDAAHSYVANRVIRIDIEEFLRARWTRGFLNFTELWAYYCRYPYLHRLRDKSVLVRALEESLLDAAFIDTGFALATGFDSTTGDFLGLAVPLADTEFGPFDATTLVVRPDLAVEQRRREQENEREPAPEPTPTTDTRTTTPRRPNPPAPEPRTTVSNATFSLRHVVDPNANMPGELQLIAQEILEVLRNAGPDVLDVTLTVDAQKADGFDANTVRAVKQNAKDVGVVDSAFRDL, translated from the coding sequence ATGGCCAAGAGCAACATTGATGTGGTGCGTGTGGCGCTCCAGTCCCTGTCCGACGTTCTCGATCCGTACATCGAGCAGGTCACCATCAAGTACGTGCCCTCAGGCAACGACTGGACCGTGCTTCTCGCGGCAAAGGACGCCGAGAGAGGCATCCACGGCAAAGAGTACTCCCGTACGGACCCTCAGGATCAGTTCCGAGTCATCACCGAACCGATGTCTTCGCTTGGGTACATCTTCAACGACCACCTGTCACGGGGAGAGCAGGGATTTGTAAGTGAGCTGCGGAGCGTGCGCAATAACGTCGCCCACTTCAAGCCCTTCTCCCCCGATGACGCAATCCGAGCGCTAGACACGATCGAGCGGGTAATGCGCGCCATCGGTGCGGTCCGGGAAGCCGATGCGGTGCGCACGTCACGGTTGGACATCCTGCGCGGCAGTTTCGAACAGCAGACGCGTAAGGCAGTTCGCGAGGCAATGGCGCTACCGGGCACGCCGGATGCCGAGCTGCCGCCCTGGCGCGCGGTACTAAAGCCGCACCCGGACGTGGCTTCGGGTCGATACAACAACGCCGAGTTCGCCGCTGACCTGTACTCGGTGGCGGTACAGCAGAATGCGGCCAAAGAATACCAGGATCCGGTCGAGTTCTTCCGCCGCACATACCTGACCGACGGCCTCAAGGAGCTGCTCCGTCGAGCGATAGACCGCATCTCCGGATCGCCGTCGGCCAACCCCGTGATCAATCTGCAGACCACGTTCGGCGGAGGCAAGACCCACTCGATGTTGGCCGTGTGGCACATGTTCTCGGGTCGGGCTCTGCACGAGTTCCCGCAGACCGTTCAGGATCTATTGTGCGGGCACGACACGGACGTCCTCAGCAGGGCAGTGCACAAGGCTGCTCTGGTGGGCAACGAAATTCCGCCCTCGACCCCGTCTCGCAAATCCGATGGCACTGTGGTGCACACCCTTTGGGGTGAACTTGCGTGGCAACTTGGCGGCGCGGAAGGCTACGCTATCGTCGCCGATGCCGACAGAACCGGTACAAACCCAGGTAACCTGCTGCGCGAGTTGTTCCACGAGTTCGGACCAGCGGTCATCCTGATTGACGAATGGGTCGCCTACGCCCGACAGCTCCCGGACAGCTATGACAAGACTGACCCACACGTTCAAAGAGTGGCGGCCGGCCTGTTCGAGACACAGTTCACCTTCGCCCAGGCGTTGACGCTCGCGGCAGAGAACGTGCCCGGCACCCTTCTACTCGTGTCGGTACCGGCAAGTGAGGGCCGACCAGCCAAGTCCGGCGAGAGTAGCCCGGACCGACACGAGGCCAAGGCGAACAATCTCGAGGTTGGTGGACAGCGCGGACGCGACGCTCTGCACCGACTGGACTATGTCATTCGCCGTGTGGCCTACCAATGGAGCCCGGCCACCAGGGACGAATCCTACGAAATCGTTCGAAGGCGGCTGTTCGTCGAAGCGGATGCGAAGGCGATTGCGACCATCGCCACTGCGGCACGCCGGTTCACAGACTACTACCGCAACCACCCCAAGGAATTTCCGACCGGTGTCGGTGACTCATCATACGAAGCGCGAATTAGAGCCGCGTACCCTATTCACCCTGAACTTCTCGACCGCCTCTACTCTGACTGGTCGACATTGGAGAAGTTCCAGCGCACGCGTGGGGTGCTGCGCCTCATGAGCCACGTAGTTCACCAACTCTACGAACTCAAGGACCCATCACCACTCGTCATGACCGGATCGGTCCCACTCGACGCGCAGCCCGTCCGGTCGGAGATCACCCAGTACGTTGATAATGCGTGGGACGCGATCATCCAATCCGAGATCGACGGACAGAATGCCGTCGCCCGAATCGTCGACGCCGAGCGTCCCGTGTTGAAAGATCGCTCCCTCGCACTGCGCACGGCGCGAACGATCTTTCTGGAAGCCACGCCTACCCTCGATTCCGCGCTCAAGGGCAAGGATCGCAAGAGCATCACGCTCGGTATCGCGATGCCTGGCGACGTGCTCGGCAACATCGGGTCAGCGCTGGACGGGCTCCAGGAAAAGTCATCGCACTACTACTCCGAGGGTGGCCGATACTGGTATGACAGTCAGCCGTCGCTCAACCGCCTAGCTGCTGAACGCGCCGCTCAACTGTCGATAGACGCTGTCCACGCCGAGGTTGCAGCGCGGCTCAAGGTAATGTTCAAGGGCTCCAACGACATTATCGCCGAGGTCGTGCATCCTGAGTCGTCTTCCGACGTCGAGGAGGCCGATTACCTCCGCCTGGTCGTCGTTCCACCCCAGTACAATCACAACGGCAAGGACAAGGCATCCAGTGCCTCAAAGTGGGTGCACGACTTATTGCGCCAGCGAGGCAACGCTCCTCGCTCGAACGTCAACACCCTTGTTGCGGTCGCGGCTGACGAAAAGCAGTGGGGCACGCTAGAGTCGGCAGTACGCTCGTACCAGGCGTGGAACTCGATCTTCAACGAGACGACCCGGCTCGACCTGACGCAGTCGGCGGCCGCGCAGGCGCAGTCAATGTTGGAGACTGCCAACCGTACGGTCGACGACCGCCTAGCCCACACGTGGATCTGGGGAATGCATGCTGTGCAAGACGACCCCCAGGCGCCATTCGCTGTGGGGCAAGTGCGCGCAGACGGGCAGGAGAAGAATCTCACCAAACGTATTGGCGTCAAGCTCGCATCGGTCGACGCAGCCCACTCCTACGTCGCCAACAGAGTTATTCGGATCGATATTGAGGAGTTTCTGCGCGCGCGGTGGACCCGCGGGTTCCTCAACTTCACAGAGCTGTGGGCCTACTATTGTCGCTACCCCTATCTCCATAGGCTGCGGGACAAGTCAGTGCTCGTCAGGGCCTTAGAGGAGTCTCTCCTCGACGCCGCGTTCATTGACACTGGGTTCGCGCTTGCGACCGGGTTCGACTCGACGACAGGCGACTTCCTCGGACTGGCGGTTCCGCTGGCGGACACCGAGTTCGGGCCGTTCGACGCAACCACATTGGTGGTGCGACCGGATCTCGCGGTCGAGCAAAGAAGACGCGAACAAGAGAATGAGCGTGAGCCTGCGCCAGAGCCGACACCGACGACGGACACGAGAACCACAACACCTCGCCGGCCTAATCCGCCGGCCCCCGAGCCCCGGACGACAGTTTCCAACGCAACATTCTCGCTCCGTCACGTCGTCGACCCCAATGCCAATATGCCCGGCGAGCTGCAGTTGATCGCCCAGGAGATCCTCGAGGTGTTGCGTAACGCTGGCCCTGACGTCCTCGACGTCACGTTGACGGTGGACGCACAGAAAGCCGACGGATTCGACGCCAACACAGTTCGTGCGGTGAAGCAGAACGCCAAGGATGTTGGTGTGGTGGACAGCGCTTTCCGGGACCTGTAG
- a CDS encoding DUF1156 domain-containing protein: MTTTPDAPIRKKLIEVSIPLDDINAASVREKSIRHGHPSTLHLWWSRKPLAAARAVLFAQLVDDPSSDPDLSDEQQKAERERLHGIIRRLVKWENFNNEALLREAHEEILKSTGGNPPAILDPFAGGGTIPLEAQRLGLNAHASDLNPVAVLINKALIEFPPRFAGRPPVFPGAADAELGDWPRATGLAVDVRRYGAWMREQAKEHIGHLYPDAIIVDDKTKAIAKIMTIAWIWARTVTCSNPACAIEMPLVNSWWLGKKKGKESYVVPIVVNDTDTPSGRRVKFLIGHDSAKAPTPADDGTSAGGNGRCIACGSVSPGSYIRSEGKAGRIGDQLMAIVAQGGRSRVYLAPTSEHVRAANAASPASRPTGSLPKAALGFRVQGYGYTEWSQLFTNRQLTALTVLSDLVSATRERVLADAVAGGLQVGLPLAQGGTGAAAYADAVATYLGLGISRFVDRHSRMTTWDSGPKKEYERSAFAGPKLQMSPGYVESNPFGNAGADISASFAWVERALGAVPDSTAGHVSQADAADRSYAHFAISTDPPYYNNVGYAALSDLFYIWLRRSLRHIHPTLFPTMLVPKEEELVAEPARHGGASGAEQFFENGFRKVFENARQSVSGSYPMTVYYAFKQQELSKEGTTSTGWATVLDGMIRSGWVITATWPIRSEMPNRLRSIGSNALASSIVLVLRPRVETAGHTTRRGFVAALKRTLPDALERMREGAIAPVDLAQATLGPGMAVFSNYRRVFENDGTEMSVKTALSLINQSLDEVLTAQEGDLDADTRFCVKWYEQYGWEKGPFGDADLLARSYNTSVSGVANMGVLTQGDGVVQLSAPDELSANWNPITDDRISVWSLMCHLCRVMTAEDGGLDAAGGLLTAAATRSEVDIEAVQRLAYRLYEMTKTSRTDDARLFNLVGGSWTDLAEAAGRVRNPDAMQTEFDFEDED, from the coding sequence ATGACGACGACGCCTGACGCCCCGATTCGGAAGAAGCTGATCGAGGTATCGATCCCGTTGGACGACATCAACGCCGCGTCAGTGCGCGAGAAGTCTATCCGTCACGGCCACCCATCAACGCTCCACCTCTGGTGGTCGCGGAAACCACTGGCTGCAGCTCGTGCCGTACTCTTCGCACAGCTCGTTGACGACCCCTCCTCAGATCCGGACTTGTCCGATGAACAGCAGAAGGCCGAGCGTGAGCGGCTTCACGGGATCATCAGACGTCTCGTCAAGTGGGAGAACTTCAACAACGAGGCGCTCCTTCGCGAGGCGCACGAGGAGATCCTCAAGTCCACCGGCGGCAACCCGCCCGCGATCCTCGACCCGTTTGCCGGTGGTGGCACAATCCCCCTCGAAGCGCAGCGCCTCGGTCTAAATGCGCATGCCTCGGACCTCAACCCCGTGGCCGTGCTAATCAACAAGGCACTCATCGAGTTCCCGCCGAGATTCGCCGGCAGGCCGCCAGTCTTCCCGGGCGCCGCCGACGCAGAGCTCGGCGACTGGCCGCGTGCCACCGGCCTCGCGGTGGACGTACGCCGCTACGGCGCCTGGATGCGCGAGCAGGCTAAGGAGCATATCGGACACCTCTACCCTGACGCCATCATCGTCGACGACAAGACAAAGGCGATAGCCAAGATTATGACGATCGCGTGGATCTGGGCCCGCACCGTGACCTGTTCTAACCCGGCCTGCGCAATCGAGATGCCGCTTGTCAACTCGTGGTGGCTGGGGAAGAAAAAGGGCAAAGAGTCGTATGTAGTCCCTATTGTCGTCAACGACACCGATACCCCCAGCGGCCGACGCGTAAAGTTCCTTATCGGTCACGACTCGGCGAAGGCCCCAACCCCCGCAGATGACGGGACATCAGCAGGCGGGAACGGACGATGCATCGCTTGCGGAAGTGTCTCACCTGGCTCATATATCCGATCGGAGGGCAAGGCCGGTCGCATTGGCGATCAGCTGATGGCGATAGTCGCGCAGGGAGGACGAAGCCGCGTCTACCTCGCTCCGACATCCGAGCACGTGCGTGCAGCGAATGCCGCATCGCCAGCTTCGAGGCCAACTGGATCATTGCCCAAGGCTGCCCTCGGTTTCCGAGTCCAGGGCTATGGGTACACCGAGTGGTCTCAGCTCTTCACGAACCGCCAACTGACCGCGCTCACGGTCCTCAGCGATTTGGTCAGCGCTACCCGCGAGCGCGTTCTTGCGGACGCGGTCGCGGGGGGGCTTCAAGTAGGCCTTCCTCTTGCACAAGGAGGGACCGGAGCCGCAGCCTACGCGGATGCCGTCGCAACCTACCTCGGGCTTGGCATCTCCCGCTTTGTCGACCGGCATTCTCGAATGACCACTTGGGATAGCGGACCGAAGAAGGAGTATGAGCGCAGCGCCTTTGCAGGACCTAAGCTCCAAATGTCCCCGGGCTATGTTGAGTCCAACCCTTTCGGCAACGCCGGCGCCGATATATCGGCGAGCTTCGCGTGGGTTGAGCGAGCACTCGGCGCCGTGCCGGACAGCACGGCCGGGCACGTCTCGCAGGCGGACGCGGCTGACCGCTCATACGCTCATTTCGCTATTTCGACCGATCCCCCCTACTACAATAATGTTGGATACGCCGCCTTGAGCGATTTGTTCTACATCTGGCTCCGACGGTCACTGCGACACATTCATCCCACACTGTTCCCAACGATGCTCGTACCGAAAGAAGAGGAGCTGGTTGCCGAGCCCGCGCGACATGGTGGCGCAAGTGGCGCTGAGCAGTTCTTCGAGAATGGGTTTCGAAAGGTCTTCGAAAACGCGCGTCAGTCGGTTTCGGGAAGTTATCCTATGACCGTCTATTACGCATTTAAGCAACAAGAGCTCAGCAAAGAAGGGACCACCTCGACTGGGTGGGCAACGGTGCTCGACGGGATGATCCGTTCTGGCTGGGTAATCACAGCGACTTGGCCGATCCGGTCCGAGATGCCGAATCGGCTTCGAAGCATTGGCTCTAACGCTTTAGCGTCGTCGATTGTCCTTGTCTTGCGCCCGCGCGTCGAGACCGCCGGGCACACTACTCGCAGAGGGTTTGTCGCCGCTCTAAAGCGCACGTTGCCAGATGCACTGGAGAGAATGCGGGAAGGTGCAATAGCACCAGTAGACCTCGCGCAGGCGACACTCGGCCCCGGTATGGCTGTGTTCTCGAACTATCGTAGAGTTTTTGAGAATGACGGCACCGAGATGTCGGTGAAAACGGCCCTATCTCTAATCAACCAGTCGCTTGACGAGGTATTAACCGCCCAAGAAGGCGACCTCGATGCGGACACGCGTTTCTGCGTGAAGTGGTACGAACAATATGGTTGGGAAAAGGGACCTTTCGGTGACGCAGACCTACTGGCCCGCTCCTACAACACGTCTGTTAGTGGTGTTGCGAATATGGGCGTGCTGACACAGGGAGATGGGGTCGTCCAACTATCCGCTCCAGACGAGCTCTCGGCAAACTGGAACCCGATCACGGACGATCGAATCTCAGTCTGGTCGTTGATGTGTCACCTCTGCCGGGTAATGACCGCCGAAGACGGGGGACTGGACGCTGCGGGCGGACTCCTGACCGCCGCGGCAACGCGGTCCGAGGTAGACATCGAGGCCGTACAGAGACTGGCATACCGACTGTACGAAATGACCAAGACGTCACGCACCGATGATGCACGGCTGTTCAACCTGGTCGGCGGCTCGTGGACGGACCTTGCCGAAGCAGCAGGCCGAGTACGAAACCCTGACGCAATGCAGACAGAGTTCGACTTCGAGGATGAGGACTGA
- a CDS encoding very short patch repair endonuclease has product MTDSASPARSVDITTSRRMSRQRTRDTEPEMLLRRELHRRGLRYRVDAPLPGLPRRRADILFTRAKLAVFVDGCFWHGCPEHKTAPTNNGAWWAAKLARNIERDRVTDTHLRSHGWTVLRVWEHEDMKQEATDIEEIVRHGKSARRIPTP; this is encoded by the coding sequence ATGACCGACTCCGCGAGTCCAGCGAGGTCTGTCGACATCACGACCTCTCGGCGCATGTCCCGACAAAGAACTCGTGACACGGAACCCGAGATGCTCCTTCGGCGCGAGCTCCATCGACGAGGTCTGAGGTACCGAGTCGACGCTCCGCTCCCAGGGCTGCCCCGTCGGCGTGCGGATATTCTGTTCACTCGCGCGAAGCTCGCTGTGTTCGTCGATGGGTGCTTTTGGCACGGGTGTCCCGAGCACAAGACTGCGCCCACGAACAACGGTGCGTGGTGGGCGGCCAAACTTGCCCGCAACATCGAGCGGGATCGTGTGACGGACACTCATCTACGCTCCCACGGTTGGACTGTGCTCCGAGTCTGGGAGCATGAGGACATGAAACAGGAAGCCACCGACATAGAGGAGATTGTCCGCCACGGGAAGTCCGCCCGACGGATACCGACGCCGTAA
- a CDS encoding DNA cytosine methyltransferase, which yields MSTFKRLSDSEPMLATPPRRNAKITTLDLFAGAGGLSEGLNTAPGKRFKAVRAVEWELAAAATYTLNHGGRLRDGAVEGGPVYAGAIEDWLAEDDVPQVDVVVGGPPCQGFSTLNRNGVGADRNELWNLYAQTVEKAKPSYFVLENVPAFLKSEQWLVFLEALRRGILRDYEINFGVLNAADYGAVQARKRVIVVGHHRDLPALGLPEPTHAAGHRHLAEALLDVPRAVDRIGIPAGTVRFREDEFPGVFSTRDLHFGRSYTQLSLDRFKAISLNGGSRSELPDHLKAPCWLKHSKGTGDVMGRLTWEKPSVTIRTEFFKPEKGRYIHPDEDRVITHYEAALIQGFRKDYRWVGKREEIARQIGNAVPIPLGEAIGRLLIEGMDETEGLAVATSA from the coding sequence GTGTCGACCTTCAAGCGATTATCTGACTCCGAGCCGATGCTGGCGACCCCGCCGCGGCGTAATGCGAAGATCACGACGTTGGATCTTTTCGCTGGCGCTGGCGGGTTGTCGGAGGGGTTGAACACAGCTCCCGGCAAGAGGTTCAAGGCCGTCCGGGCCGTGGAGTGGGAACTCGCTGCTGCAGCCACGTATACCCTCAACCACGGTGGACGCCTGCGCGACGGCGCCGTCGAAGGTGGACCCGTGTACGCGGGAGCTATCGAAGACTGGCTCGCGGAGGATGACGTTCCGCAGGTTGACGTCGTGGTCGGCGGGCCTCCGTGTCAAGGGTTTTCGACCCTAAACCGAAACGGCGTTGGAGCTGACCGGAACGAGCTCTGGAACCTTTACGCGCAGACCGTAGAGAAAGCCAAGCCGAGCTATTTTGTGCTGGAGAACGTTCCCGCTTTCCTGAAGTCCGAGCAGTGGCTTGTGTTCCTGGAGGCGCTCAGGAGAGGAATCCTCAGGGACTACGAGATCAACTTCGGAGTCCTGAACGCCGCCGATTATGGAGCGGTCCAGGCGCGAAAGCGAGTGATCGTTGTCGGCCACCATAGGGACCTACCAGCGCTCGGCCTACCCGAGCCAACCCATGCCGCTGGCCACCGTCACCTCGCCGAAGCGCTACTTGATGTACCTCGCGCGGTCGACCGGATCGGCATCCCGGCTGGCACGGTTCGGTTCCGGGAGGACGAGTTCCCTGGGGTCTTCTCCACCCGCGACCTCCACTTCGGACGTTCCTATACACAGCTCTCGCTCGACCGGTTCAAGGCGATCTCACTTAATGGCGGCAGCCGATCGGAGCTACCAGACCACCTTAAAGCTCCTTGCTGGCTAAAGCACAGCAAGGGAACTGGCGATGTCATGGGTCGGCTGACCTGGGAAAAGCCGTCTGTGACGATCCGCACAGAGTTCTTCAAGCCGGAGAAGGGCCGCTATATCCACCCGGACGAGGATCGAGTCATCACGCACTACGAGGCAGCGCTCATCCAAGGTTTCCGTAAGGACTATCGATGGGTGGGTAAGCGTGAGGAAATCGCGCGTCAAATTGGCAATGCAGTTCCGATTCCACTCGGCGAAGCGATTGGACGCTTGCTCATAGAGGGGATGGACGAAACCGAGGGTCTTGCGGTCGCCACGTCGGCTTAG
- a CDS encoding class I SAM-dependent methyltransferase, with translation MVEQSIWMQQVAANPDHSTWYVERFRAMAAKGDDLVGEARLIDAMAARGSRILDAGCGPGRVGGYLAEVGHDVVGVDVDPVLIQAAEEDHPGPRWLVSDLAELDLPTRGIEEPFDIIVSAGNVMAFLAPSTRVTVLERLRAHLREDGRAVLGFGAGRDYAFDEFLEDAASAGFAPDLLLSSWDVRPFTADSEFLVGILRHA, from the coding sequence ATGGTCGAACAGAGCATCTGGATGCAACAGGTCGCAGCGAATCCCGATCACTCCACCTGGTACGTCGAGCGCTTTCGTGCCATGGCGGCGAAGGGCGACGACCTGGTCGGTGAGGCTCGACTGATCGACGCCATGGCAGCGCGCGGATCCCGCATCCTCGACGCAGGGTGCGGCCCGGGACGTGTCGGTGGATATCTCGCCGAGGTCGGTCACGACGTGGTCGGCGTCGACGTCGACCCGGTGCTCATCCAGGCTGCCGAGGAGGATCATCCCGGTCCGCGCTGGCTGGTCAGTGATCTCGCGGAACTGGATCTGCCGACACGCGGCATCGAGGAGCCGTTCGACATCATCGTCTCGGCGGGCAACGTGATGGCGTTTCTCGCGCCGAGTACGCGGGTGACGGTGCTCGAGCGGTTGCGTGCTCATCTTCGGGAGGATGGTCGTGCGGTTCTCGGGTTTGGTGCCGGTCGGGACTATGCGTTCGATGAGTTCCTCGAGGATGCAGCGTCGGCTGGGTTTGCACCTGACCTGCTGTTGTCGTCGTGGGATGTGCGGCCGTTCACGGCTGACTCTGAATTCTTGGTGGGCATACTGCGACATGCCTGA